The following are encoded in a window of Bacillus sp. SORGH_AS_0510 genomic DNA:
- a CDS encoding MDR family MFS transporter — MEIQQKTINTRLVLTGLIIGMFFSALEQTIVGTAMPTIIAELNGFKIFAWVTTAYMITSTTIVPVVGKLSDLYGRRFLYLLGTIIFIIGSGLCATATSMEQLVLYRGLQGIGGGMIMPLSQTIIGDIFTAEQRAKWQGIFGGLFGLSSVIGPFLGGLIVDHISWHWIFLINVPFGLMSALFIFAGLKHEMVDKKDKVSIDYLGIITLIPAIVLLLLGLTFGGDKFEWISTKSYLIFGGSLVLFILFGFIENKAEEPILDLSLFKNRIFATMNGLGFLLGLGMFGAIMFVPMFMQGILGVSPTQAGSTMTPMMIAMIAASIVGGQLLLRFTFRTVLTAGMLLASAGFFLMSTMGLNSSEFTAYAYMVVLGLGMGLVMPTLMIAIQNEFPKSQLGTVTSASTFFRSIGGTIGITILNSVMNHSLGTKMVESAEHANNPIAQAALNKLSEKTDVLFGLLINPSLLQLPSDIQKIVIHGIETAWSESFTTVFLTGLIFIALGILVALSVGKGRIKKDKELLSEKEKQAGFQGNGATES; from the coding sequence ATGGAAATACAACAAAAAACGATTAATACTCGGTTAGTCTTAACGGGTCTTATAATTGGTATGTTCTTTAGTGCACTCGAACAAACGATCGTAGGGACGGCTATGCCTACAATTATTGCAGAACTAAATGGATTTAAAATCTTTGCCTGGGTTACCACAGCTTACATGATTACTTCGACAACCATTGTCCCTGTTGTCGGTAAATTATCAGATCTTTATGGCAGACGTTTCCTCTATTTATTAGGTACTATTATCTTCATTATTGGTTCTGGTTTATGTGCGACAGCCACATCTATGGAACAATTAGTCCTTTATAGAGGACTTCAAGGTATTGGCGGCGGGATGATTATGCCTCTTTCACAAACCATTATTGGTGATATTTTCACAGCGGAACAACGTGCTAAATGGCAAGGGATCTTTGGTGGCCTTTTTGGATTAAGTTCTGTTATTGGACCATTTCTAGGGGGACTAATTGTCGACCATATCAGCTGGCACTGGATTTTTCTTATCAATGTTCCGTTTGGATTAATGTCAGCTTTATTCATTTTTGCTGGTCTAAAGCATGAAATGGTTGATAAGAAAGATAAAGTAAGTATTGATTACTTAGGTATCATTACCTTAATACCTGCTATCGTTTTATTACTGCTTGGTCTTACCTTTGGCGGTGATAAATTTGAATGGATCTCTACGAAATCCTACTTAATCTTTGGTGGAAGCCTTGTCCTGTTTATTCTCTTCGGCTTCATTGAGAATAAGGCAGAGGAACCAATTCTTGACCTATCTTTATTTAAAAATCGGATTTTCGCCACAATGAATGGTCTTGGATTCTTGTTAGGTCTAGGTATGTTTGGCGCTATCATGTTCGTCCCAATGTTTATGCAGGGGATTTTAGGCGTTTCTCCAACACAAGCAGGTTCCACTATGACACCTATGATGATTGCAATGATTGCTGCAAGTATTGTCGGTGGACAATTGTTGCTAAGATTCACGTTCCGTACAGTACTAACAGCAGGTATGTTACTAGCTTCTGCAGGCTTCTTTCTAATGAGTACAATGGGACTTAATTCAAGCGAGTTCACAGCCTATGCGTATATGGTAGTTTTAGGCTTAGGTATGGGTCTCGTTATGCCAACATTAATGATTGCTATTCAGAATGAATTTCCTAAGTCACAGCTTGGAACGGTTACCTCAGCCTCCACCTTCTTCCGTTCTATAGGTGGTACAATTGGTATTACCATCTTGAATTCTGTCATGAACCATTCACTAGGAACAAAGATGGTTGAATCAGCCGAACACGCCAATAATCCAATCGCACAGGCTGCTTTAAATAAGCTTTCTGAAAAAACAGATGTACTGTTCGGATTACTAATTAATCCAAGTCTTTTACAATTACCAAGTGATATTCAAAAAATTGTTATTCATGGAATTGAAACTGCATGGTCAGAATCCTTTACCACTGTATTCTTAACAGGTCTCATTTTTATTGCCCTTGGTATACTCGTTGCATTATCTGTAGGTAAGGGTCGGATAAAAAAAGATAAAGAATTGTTAAGTGAAAAGGAAAAGCAAGCAGGATTTCAAGGCAATGGAGCAACTGAATCTTAA
- a CDS encoding TetR/AcrR family transcriptional regulator produces the protein MSEKEKIIIESGMKLFASKGYSSTSIQEISTDSGISKGAFYLHFKSKDELLLAILEYIFETVHSNILKFEHSDLSPREKFCNQLSSILGTFMGHKEFFIMLSKEQAIPRNDEIKKLLFKKHFETHHLYRNGLVKVYGKNIEPYSTDLTMILEGLFHSYMRLVIFEPAEIEIEGLTQFLMRRMDSIVKDITYEKPFISEEKLEKVMQKSMDLFGSTDISEIVQKMRNELNEVENKESLEISLDVLEEEMKKENPRKPVIKGMLSNFNDTEEFKVYVKVISSFYNL, from the coding sequence GTGAGCGAAAAAGAAAAAATAATCATTGAATCGGGAATGAAACTTTTTGCTTCCAAAGGATACTCCTCTACATCGATTCAGGAGATATCAACAGATAGCGGCATTTCTAAAGGAGCCTTTTATCTACACTTTAAGTCAAAGGATGAGTTATTATTGGCCATCCTAGAATATATTTTTGAGACAGTCCATTCTAACATTCTGAAATTCGAACACTCTGATTTGTCACCACGGGAAAAGTTTTGCAATCAGCTATCCTCCATTTTAGGTACTTTCATGGGGCATAAGGAATTTTTTATCATGCTTTCAAAAGAACAAGCTATCCCAAGAAATGATGAAATTAAAAAGCTGTTATTTAAAAAACATTTCGAGACACATCATCTTTATCGAAATGGATTAGTAAAGGTCTATGGGAAAAATATTGAACCATATTCAACGGATCTTACCATGATATTAGAGGGATTGTTCCATTCGTATATGAGGTTAGTTATTTTTGAACCTGCGGAAATAGAAATAGAAGGTCTTACACAATTCTTAATGCGACGAATGGATAGCATTGTAAAGGACATTACTTACGAAAAACCATTTATATCAGAGGAAAAATTAGAAAAGGTAATGCAAAAGTCCATGGATCTCTTTGGAAGTACAGATATAAGTGAAATCGTACAAAAAATGAGAAATGAATTAAATGAAGTGGAAAATAAGGAGTCACTAGAAATCTCACTTGATGTATTGGAAGAGGAGATGAAGAAAGAGAATCCAAGAAAACCAGTAATAAAAGGTATGCTATCAAACTTTAATGATACAGAAGAATTTAAAGTTTATGTGAAAGTAATCTCCTCGTTTTACAACCTTTAA
- a CDS encoding efflux RND transporter permease subunit, protein MKKVIQFSLKNKFAVWLLTIIVTVAGLYSGMNMKLETIPNINTPLVTVLTVYPGATPQQVAEKVTEPIESRVKNLDGVSVVSSSSFQNASSIQIEYNFDKDMEKAQNEVKEALNDLTLPDGVQAPKVSRLSFSSIPVMSLSISNKKQTLAELTDTVEKKIVPELKGIDGVGSVQISGQQIDEVQLKFDQDKLKQYGLQEDTIRNLIKASDITFPLGLYTFKDTQKSVVVDGNIQTLEELKSLKIPVIPSSAGQQQGMTGNTSPTQGKQQNSTGAPSTQGQNTPIQAGIPTIELKDIASVEVVGKAESISKTNGRESIGLQIVSAQDANTVDVVNAVKDQLSELEKKIDGLKVTPIFDQGKPIEESVSTMLDKAIFGAIFAMIIILLFLRNFRTTIISVVSIPLSLLIAVLLLKQMDITLNMMTLGAMTVAIGRVIDDSIVVIENIFRRMSLQNEKLTGKELIVEATREMFMPIMSSTIVTIAVFLPLGLVKGPIGEMFLPFALTIVFSLLASLLVAITVVPMMAHSLFKKGVTSKHIHDEEKPNKLASSYRKVLKWALNHKLITSGLAILMLVGSLFLVPVIGVSFLPSDEQKMIVATYKPAPGQTIEEVERIATEANEFLSKRKNVKDIQFSVGGENPMNPGESNSAMFFVGYDKDTKNFDKETENVIKALKDRNDKGEWGKQDFSGMGSSNQLALNVYGDTIDDIKPIVKRIEKIMKDNNSLNNVKTGISATYDEYTLVANQEKLSKLGLTAAQIGMELSGNGQRQVLTTIKKDGKEMNVYVDVEQKGYSDIHELTDKTLTSPLGVTVPIKDVVEIKEGNTSDTIKRRDGRIYTNVTAEIKTKDVAKVSSAVQKEVDKLTIPANVDVSMGGVTEDINDSFKQLGLAMLAAIAIVYLVLVITFGGGLAPFAILFSLPFTIIGGLLGLLIAGETLSVSALIGALMLIGIVVTNAIVLIDRVIHKENEGMSTRDALIEAAGTRVRPILMTAIATIGALIPLAVGIEGSGLITKGLGVTVIGGLTSSTLLTLLIVPIVYETLMKLKRKGKKQVVSES, encoded by the coding sequence ATGAAGAAAGTCATCCAATTTTCATTAAAAAATAAGTTTGCTGTATGGCTATTGACCATTATTGTGACTGTAGCCGGTTTATATTCAGGTATGAACATGAAACTAGAAACCATCCCGAATATTAATACACCCCTTGTTACTGTACTGACCGTCTATCCAGGTGCTACCCCGCAGCAGGTAGCTGAGAAAGTAACAGAACCTATTGAAAGTAGAGTGAAGAATTTAGATGGAGTTTCAGTAGTAAGTTCTTCTTCTTTTCAAAATGCTTCTTCCATTCAAATTGAATACAATTTCGATAAAGATATGGAAAAAGCCCAAAATGAAGTAAAAGAAGCACTAAATGATCTTACTTTACCAGATGGTGTGCAAGCACCAAAAGTATCACGTTTAAGCTTTTCATCCATACCGGTCATGTCGTTAAGTATTTCAAATAAAAAGCAAACATTAGCGGAATTAACTGACACGGTAGAAAAGAAGATCGTTCCTGAACTGAAGGGAATTGATGGCGTTGGTTCGGTTCAAATCTCTGGCCAGCAAATCGATGAAGTTCAATTAAAATTTGACCAAGATAAATTAAAACAATATGGATTACAGGAAGATACTATTCGCAATTTAATTAAAGCCTCTGATATTACTTTTCCACTCGGCTTGTACACTTTCAAGGATACGCAAAAGTCAGTAGTAGTTGATGGAAATATCCAGACTCTTGAAGAGTTAAAGTCATTAAAAATACCGGTGATTCCATCTTCAGCTGGACAACAGCAAGGGATGACGGGAAATACCTCCCCTACACAAGGGAAACAGCAAAACTCAACTGGGGCACCATCCACGCAGGGCCAAAATACCCCAATACAGGCTGGTATTCCAACAATTGAATTAAAGGATATCGCTTCGGTTGAAGTGGTGGGTAAAGCAGAATCCATATCTAAAACCAACGGCAGGGAATCCATTGGCTTACAAATTGTAAGTGCGCAGGATGCCAATACAGTCGATGTCGTTAACGCGGTAAAAGACCAGCTAAGTGAGTTAGAGAAAAAGATTGATGGTTTAAAGGTCACCCCAATATTTGATCAGGGGAAACCAATCGAGGAATCTGTTTCAACGATGTTGGATAAAGCTATATTTGGTGCTATTTTTGCCATGATTATCATTTTGCTTTTCTTAAGAAACTTCCGAACTACAATTATCTCAGTAGTATCTATTCCGCTATCCCTACTTATTGCTGTATTACTATTAAAACAAATGGACATCACACTTAATATGATGACGCTTGGTGCCATGACCGTTGCAATTGGTCGCGTAATTGACGACTCCATCGTTGTTATTGAAAATATTTTTAGAAGAATGTCATTACAAAATGAAAAGTTAACAGGTAAAGAACTGATTGTAGAAGCGACAAGAGAAATGTTTATGCCAATTATGTCTTCTACTATTGTTACCATTGCAGTTTTCCTTCCACTAGGGTTAGTGAAGGGACCAATCGGGGAAATGTTTTTGCCATTTGCGTTAACAATCGTTTTCTCATTACTCGCTTCCTTATTAGTAGCGATAACCGTCGTTCCTATGATGGCTCATTCTCTCTTTAAGAAGGGTGTGACCTCAAAACATATACACGATGAAGAGAAGCCCAATAAATTAGCATCTAGTTATAGAAAGGTCTTGAAATGGGCGTTAAATCATAAACTAATCACTTCTGGTTTGGCAATATTGATGTTAGTGGGAAGTTTATTTCTTGTTCCTGTCATTGGAGTGAGCTTTTTACCTTCAGATGAACAGAAAATGATTGTGGCGACATACAAGCCAGCTCCAGGACAAACAATCGAGGAAGTAGAGCGAATTGCCACTGAAGCAAATGAATTTCTAAGTAAAAGAAAGAACGTAAAAGATATTCAGTTTTCAGTTGGCGGAGAGAATCCCATGAATCCAGGGGAAAGTAATTCTGCTATGTTTTTCGTTGGTTACGATAAAGACACAAAGAATTTTGATAAAGAGACAGAAAATGTTATTAAGGCACTAAAGGATAGAAACGATAAAGGTGAATGGGGTAAACAGGACTTTTCTGGTATGGGCTCGAGTAATCAACTGGCACTCAATGTTTATGGTGATACGATCGATGACATTAAGCCAATTGTTAAGAGAATTGAAAAGATCATGAAGGACAATAACTCACTTAACAACGTAAAAACAGGTATTTCTGCTACGTATGATGAATATACGTTAGTCGCAAATCAAGAAAAGCTTAGCAAACTTGGTCTGACTGCAGCCCAAATTGGCATGGAGCTTTCTGGGAATGGGCAACGTCAAGTCCTAACAACTATTAAAAAAGATGGTAAGGAAATGAATGTCTATGTTGATGTAGAACAGAAGGGTTACTCCGATATTCATGAACTTACTGATAAAACACTTACGTCACCACTTGGAGTTACCGTACCAATAAAAGATGTTGTTGAAATTAAAGAAGGAAATACATCAGATACTATTAAAAGAAGAGATGGTCGTATTTATACAAACGTAACAGCAGAAATTAAAACAAAAGACGTAGCAAAAGTATCATCGGCAGTTCAAAAAGAAGTTGATAAGCTTACTATTCCTGCAAATGTAGATGTATCCATGGGCGGTGTAACGGAAGATATTAATGATTCCTTCAAACAACTTGGTCTTGCAATGCTTGCTGCCATTGCCATTGTTTACTTAGTTCTTGTCATTACGTTCGGTGGCGGATTAGCTCCATTTGCTATTTTGTTCTCCTTACCATTCACAATTATCGGTGGATTGCTAGGATTACTGATTGCTGGGGAGACCTTAAGCGTGTCCGCATTAATTGGCGCATTGATGTTAATAGGTATCGTAGTAACAAATGCAATTGTTCTCATTGACCGTGTCATTCATAAAGAAAACGAAGGTATGAGCACAAGAGATGCACTTATAGAAGCTGCTGGAACGCGTGTTCGTCCGATCCTGATGACGGCAATTGCTACAATCGGTGCCCTAATTCCTCTTGCTGTTGGTATTGAGGGAAGTGGATTAATCACGAAAGGTCTTGGAGTCACTGTAATCGGAGGCCTAACAAGTTCGACACTTCTTACCCTGTTAATCGTTCCAATTGTTTATGAAACCTTGATGAAGTTAAAGAGAAAAGGGAAGAAGCAGGTAGTAAGTGAATCATAA
- a CDS encoding aldehyde dehydrogenase produces MENYSTLVAKQQSYFRSEITKDLAFRLEALQKLRTAIKNNEQNLMDALKADLNKSEFDAYSSEIGFVLEELRFTIKHLRSWMKPKRVKTPLTHIGSASYIYSEPYGVTLIIAPWNYPFQLAVAPLIGAIAAGNCAVIKPSELTPKTSELLGKIISELFSEEYITVVQGGVQTSHALLGESFDYIFFTGSVPVGKVIMEAAAKNLTPVTLELGGKSPCIVHEDANIKLAAKRIAWGKFTNAGQTCIAPDYLYIHKNIKDQFLQQFRESTIELYGQQALNNPNFTRIVSQRHFDRLTKFLNDGKLFMGGKTNENKLTIEPTVLTNITWEDPIMQDEIFGPILPVLEYNNLDDVIEGIHRHPKPLALYIFTENNNIQQEVLNSVSFGGGCVNDTVYHFASPYLPFGGVGNSGIGAYHGKGNFDTFSHNKSVLKQTTLFDIPFRYPNVKNGLKKIKLFMK; encoded by the coding sequence ATGGAAAACTATAGCACTCTAGTTGCAAAGCAGCAATCTTACTTTCGGTCGGAAATAACAAAAGATCTCGCTTTCCGTCTTGAAGCACTTCAAAAGTTACGAACAGCAATAAAAAACAACGAACAAAACCTAATGGATGCTTTAAAGGCAGACTTAAACAAATCAGAATTCGACGCTTATTCTTCTGAAATCGGATTTGTTCTTGAAGAATTACGTTTTACAATCAAACACTTACGATCATGGATGAAGCCTAAAAGAGTGAAAACACCGCTGACCCATATTGGTTCTGCCAGCTATATATATTCCGAACCATACGGAGTTACGTTAATTATTGCTCCATGGAATTATCCGTTTCAATTAGCGGTTGCACCATTAATCGGCGCAATCGCAGCGGGAAACTGTGCTGTCATTAAACCTTCAGAATTAACACCTAAAACCTCTGAGCTGCTTGGAAAAATAATTAGTGAATTATTCTCAGAAGAATATATTACTGTAGTTCAAGGTGGTGTTCAAACCAGCCATGCATTGCTAGGTGAATCGTTCGATTATATCTTTTTCACCGGCAGTGTCCCAGTTGGTAAGGTGATCATGGAAGCAGCAGCAAAGAATCTGACCCCTGTTACATTAGAACTTGGTGGAAAAAGTCCATGTATCGTACATGAAGATGCAAATATCAAACTGGCTGCAAAACGAATAGCATGGGGAAAATTCACAAATGCAGGCCAGACATGTATTGCACCTGATTACTTGTATATTCATAAAAACATAAAAGATCAATTCCTGCAGCAATTCAGAGAGTCAACTATAGAATTGTATGGGCAGCAGGCGCTAAACAATCCGAATTTTACCCGTATTGTTAGCCAACGGCATTTTGATCGTTTAACCAAATTTTTAAATGATGGAAAACTATTTATGGGTGGAAAAACAAATGAGAATAAACTTACAATTGAACCCACTGTTCTTACGAATATTACTTGGGAAGACCCAATCATGCAAGACGAAATATTTGGACCAATCCTTCCCGTTCTTGAGTACAACAACTTAGATGACGTAATAGAAGGAATACATCGACATCCGAAACCGCTCGCCCTTTATATCTTTACTGAGAATAATAACATTCAACAAGAGGTATTAAACAGTGTTTCTTTCGGAGGCGGATGTGTGAACGATACCGTTTACCACTTTGCTTCTCCTTACCTTCCATTTGGCGGTGTTGGAAATAGCGGAATAGGCGCCTATCACGGGAAAGGTAATTTTGATACGTTTTCCCATAATAAGAGTGTTCTTAAGCAAACGACCCTATTTGATATCCCTTTCCGATATCCAAATGTCAAAAATGGACTTAAAAAAATCAAGTTATTTATGAAATAA